A stretch of Paenibacillus mucilaginosus 3016 DNA encodes these proteins:
- a CDS encoding PRC-barrel domain-containing protein, whose product MRRARDVIGLPVMCLESGKQAGEVKDLLLDEKWLVQMLLLETKHWYSDPMCIRAEDVAALGEDAVMIPCEEVIALLPEEVPYRSLLCGDCKVKGIPVLTSNGRELGVVEDVYLQADQGIKVIGYELSEGFLTDLREGRKWLPLPESVKAGEDVLIVPVHASDTLQEIFESKEE is encoded by the coding sequence TTGAGAAGAGCGCGCGATGTCATCGGTCTTCCGGTCATGTGCCTGGAATCGGGCAAGCAGGCCGGCGAAGTCAAAGACCTTCTGTTGGACGAGAAATGGCTCGTGCAGATGCTCCTGCTGGAGACGAAGCACTGGTATTCCGATCCGATGTGCATCCGTGCGGAGGACGTAGCCGCTCTCGGCGAGGACGCGGTCATGATTCCATGCGAGGAGGTCATCGCCCTCCTGCCGGAAGAGGTTCCTTACCGCAGCCTGCTCTGCGGGGACTGCAAGGTCAAAGGGATCCCTGTGCTCACGTCGAACGGCCGCGAGCTGGGCGTTGTCGAGGATGTTTACCTGCAGGCGGATCAGGGTATAAAGGTAATAGGTTACGAGCTTAGCGAGGGTTTCCTGACGGACTTAAGAGAGGGGCGCAAGTGGCTGCCGCTTCCTGAATCGGTGAAAGCCGGGGAAGATGTACTCATTGTACCCGTCCATGCCAGCGATACATTACAAGAAATCTTCGAATCAAAAGAAGAATAG
- a CDS encoding cysteine desulfurase family protein, giving the protein MNPIYLDHAATTPVHPAVVERMLPYLSEYFGNASSTHRAGRDARSALNAARDRISAFIGCSPAELVFTGGGTESDNTAIFGAAEASSGRGRHIITTQIEHHAVLHACERLEKFGYEVTYLPVDKFGQVSVRDVEAAVRPDTVLISVMYANNEVGTIQPVKEIGAIAREKGILFHVDAVQALGHLPIDLGSLPVDLMSFSAHKLSGPKGTGALYIARSARVAPLLYGGSQERKRRAGTENTAGIVGFAEAVKIFEGARYEMQQKLEKLRQEMVMELERRLGSGGYVVNGHPTERLPHILNVSFPGVSTESLLMNLDLAGVAAASGSACTSGSLEVSHVLRSMGLPEEVTASAVRFSFGRTNDEAQIAAAAEAVQDIVTRLRR; this is encoded by the coding sequence TTGAATCCTATCTATTTGGACCATGCGGCCACGACTCCGGTTCACCCGGCAGTGGTGGAGCGCATGCTGCCCTATTTGTCGGAATATTTTGGTAACGCATCCAGCACACACCGGGCGGGCCGCGATGCCCGCTCGGCCCTGAATGCGGCCCGGGACCGGATCAGTGCCTTCATCGGCTGCTCGCCGGCGGAACTCGTGTTCACCGGGGGCGGCACGGAGAGCGACAACACCGCCATCTTCGGAGCGGCGGAAGCTTCATCCGGCCGGGGGCGCCATATCATTACGACTCAGATCGAACACCATGCGGTGCTTCATGCCTGCGAGCGGCTGGAGAAGTTCGGGTACGAAGTGACGTACCTGCCGGTCGACAAGTTCGGACAGGTGTCGGTCCGCGATGTGGAAGCGGCCGTTCGTCCGGACACAGTCCTCATCAGCGTCATGTACGCCAACAATGAGGTCGGCACGATCCAGCCCGTGAAGGAGATCGGAGCCATCGCCCGGGAGAAGGGGATCCTGTTTCATGTGGATGCCGTTCAGGCGCTTGGACATCTTCCGATCGACCTTGGCAGCCTGCCTGTCGATCTTATGAGTTTTTCCGCGCATAAGCTCAGCGGTCCCAAGGGGACTGGTGCATTATATATAGCAAGGTCGGCCCGGGTGGCTCCCCTGCTCTACGGCGGCTCTCAGGAGCGCAAGCGCCGGGCGGGTACGGAGAACACTGCGGGCATTGTCGGGTTTGCCGAAGCGGTGAAGATTTTTGAGGGTGCAAGGTATGAAATGCAACAAAAGTTGGAAAAACTACGTCAAGAAATGGTAATGGAGCTGGAACGCCGTCTCGGTTCCGGTGGCTATGTCGTCAACGGCCATCCTACCGAGAGGCTCCCTCACATCCTGAACGTCAGCTTCCCGGGGGTATCGACCGAGAGCCTGCTGATGAATCTGGATCTGGCGGGAGTGGCTGCGGCCAGCGGCTCCGCGTGCACTTCCGGTTCGCTGGAGGTGTCGCACGTACTGCGCAGCATGGGGCTTCCGGAGGAAGTGACGGCCTCGGCCGTGCGCTTCAGCTTCGGACGGACCAATGATGAGGCGCAGATCGCTGCCGCTGCCGAAGCCGTCCAAGACATCGTTACCCGTCTGCGCAGATAG
- the cymR gene encoding cysteine metabolism transcriptional regulator CymR produces the protein MKISTKGRYGLTIMMELATKFGEGPTSLKSIAEKHQLSEHYLEQLVAPLRNAGLVKSIRGAYGGYILSKTPEEISAGDVIRVLEGPISPVDFTEEDDPAKRHLWMRIRDGIAEVLDSTTLADLISFKDEGSGDSYMFYI, from the coding sequence TTGAAGATTTCCACCAAAGGCCGCTACGGGCTTACCATCATGATGGAGCTGGCGACAAAGTTCGGAGAAGGCCCTACCTCACTCAAAAGCATCGCGGAAAAGCATCAGCTCTCGGAGCACTACCTCGAGCAATTGGTCGCGCCTCTGCGTAATGCGGGACTGGTGAAAAGCATCCGCGGCGCATACGGCGGCTACATCCTGTCCAAAACGCCGGAAGAGATTTCCGCCGGCGACGTGATCCGGGTGCTCGAAGGGCCGATCTCGCCCGTAGACTTTACGGAAGAGGACGACCCGGCGAAGAGACACCTGTGGATGCGAATCCGTGACGGAATCGCGGAAGTGCTCGATTCAACCACCCTGGCTGATCTTATCTCATTCAAGGATGAGGGCAGCGGCGACAGCTATATGTTCTATATCTAG
- the mnmA gene encoding tRNA 2-thiouridine(34) synthase MnmA, with product MNMNHKTRVVLGMSGGVDSSVAALLLKEQGYDVIGVFMKNWDDTDEFGHCTAEEDAEDVRRVCDQIGIPYYTVNFEKPYMDKVFAYFLDEYRKGRTPNPDVMCNREIKFGEFLNKALELGADYIATGHYARVEHTDGKHRLLRGVDGNKDQTYFLNALNQYQLSKAMFPIGHLPKPEVRAIAEKAGLATAKKKDSTGVCFIGERNFKEFLSGYLPAKPGDMRTLEGEVKGRHDGLMYYTLGQRSGLGIGGSGSGEPWFVAGKDLERNILYVVQGEKHPALYTKGLLATDLNWISGETPAAPLRCTAKFRYRQPDQGVTLTFGPDGTAEVVFDQPQKAITPGQAVVFYDGEECLGGATIDKLVMLDEAAATPKAPAAPKAKASAKR from the coding sequence ATGAACATGAATCACAAAACACGCGTCGTACTGGGCATGTCCGGCGGCGTCGACTCTTCGGTAGCGGCTCTTCTGCTGAAGGAGCAGGGCTACGATGTCATCGGGGTGTTCATGAAGAACTGGGACGACACCGATGAATTCGGCCACTGCACCGCCGAAGAGGATGCGGAAGATGTGCGCCGCGTCTGCGACCAGATCGGCATCCCCTATTATACGGTAAATTTTGAAAAACCATACATGGACAAGGTATTCGCCTACTTCCTCGACGAATACCGCAAGGGCCGCACGCCGAATCCCGACGTCATGTGCAACCGAGAGATCAAGTTCGGCGAGTTCCTGAACAAGGCGCTCGAGCTCGGCGCCGACTATATCGCCACGGGCCACTATGCCCGCGTCGAGCATACGGACGGCAAACACCGCCTCCTGCGCGGCGTCGACGGGAACAAGGATCAGACGTACTTCCTGAACGCGCTGAACCAATATCAGCTCTCGAAGGCGATGTTCCCGATCGGCCACCTGCCGAAGCCGGAAGTCCGCGCGATCGCGGAGAAGGCCGGGCTGGCTACCGCGAAGAAGAAGGACAGTACGGGCGTCTGCTTCATCGGCGAGCGCAACTTCAAGGAATTCCTGAGCGGGTACCTGCCGGCCAAGCCGGGCGACATGCGCACGCTCGAGGGCGAAGTGAAGGGCCGCCACGACGGCCTGATGTACTACACCCTCGGCCAGCGTTCGGGTCTTGGCATCGGCGGCTCCGGCAGCGGCGAGCCTTGGTTCGTCGCCGGCAAGGATCTGGAGCGCAACATCCTCTACGTGGTGCAGGGCGAGAAGCATCCGGCCCTGTACACGAAGGGACTGCTCGCCACCGATCTCAACTGGATCAGCGGCGAGACTCCGGCGGCGCCTCTGCGCTGCACAGCGAAGTTCCGCTACCGCCAGCCCGACCAGGGCGTCACGCTGACCTTCGGTCCGGACGGCACGGCCGAGGTAGTGTTCGACCAGCCGCAGAAGGCGATCACGCCGGGCCAGGCAGTCGTGTTCTACGACGGTGAGGAGTGCCTGGGCGGTGCAACGATCGACAAGCTGGTTATGCTGGACGAGGCCGCGGCCACGCCGAAAGCTCCGGCGGCGCCCAAAGCCAAGGCTTCGGCCAAGCGCTGA
- a CDS encoding hemolysin family protein gives MSSDPLTLVIDVSLVLLLVLLNGFFVAAEFAMVKVSTSRLEVLAGTGSRRARFAQGVVGNLDAYLSACQLGITLTSLGLGWLGEPVVAAMLEPLLAPLGLPERLVQTISFVIAFTVITVFHITLGEQFPKTYAIRKSEQVTLLSSILLTGFYKLMYPFIWFLNGASGVLLRLAGIRPTDHHTLAHTEDEIRVLMKESSRSGHIDAAELTLMDNIFDFADTHAREIMIPRTEMVCLYAFRSYEENKRTAISEMHTRYPVCDPDKDNVTGFVHIKDLLKADGEAPDLQSVMRPILKVPESMQISALLKLMQKMKSQMALLIDEYGGTSGLVTFEDIIEEIVGEIQDEFDEERPQIERRDEETHSIDGRLLIEEVNSYFGLNIESDNFDTIGGWIYSQVEMPPKKHQAVNWNDQAEFQIEEMDHLRISRILVKRRGRDRREPPLSGRG, from the coding sequence GTGAGTAGCGATCCGTTGACGCTGGTGATTGACGTAAGTCTGGTGCTGCTTCTGGTGCTCTTGAACGGTTTTTTCGTTGCCGCCGAATTCGCGATGGTCAAGGTCTCGACCTCCAGGCTGGAGGTGCTGGCCGGAACCGGCTCGCGCAGAGCACGGTTCGCCCAGGGAGTGGTGGGCAATCTAGACGCCTATCTGTCGGCCTGCCAATTGGGCATCACGCTGACATCACTGGGGCTCGGATGGCTGGGCGAGCCGGTGGTGGCCGCGATGCTCGAACCCCTGCTCGCGCCTCTCGGTCTGCCGGAGCGTCTGGTGCAGACGATCTCGTTCGTGATTGCCTTCACGGTCATTACGGTGTTCCATATTACGCTGGGCGAACAGTTCCCGAAGACCTATGCGATCCGCAAGTCCGAGCAGGTCACGCTGCTGTCTTCGATCCTGCTGACGGGATTTTATAAGCTCATGTATCCTTTCATCTGGTTCCTGAACGGTGCCTCCGGCGTGCTGCTGCGTCTGGCGGGGATCCGGCCTACGGACCATCATACCCTCGCCCATACGGAAGACGAGATCCGCGTGCTCATGAAGGAAAGCTCCCGAAGCGGCCATATCGATGCCGCGGAGCTGACGCTGATGGATAATATATTTGATTTTGCCGATACGCATGCCCGGGAGATCATGATTCCGCGGACGGAGATGGTCTGCCTGTATGCCTTCCGCTCCTACGAGGAGAACAAGCGGACAGCGATCAGCGAGATGCATACCCGGTATCCCGTCTGCGATCCCGACAAAGACAATGTGACCGGTTTCGTGCATATCAAGGACCTGCTGAAGGCGGATGGAGAGGCTCCCGACCTGCAGAGCGTCATGCGTCCGATCCTCAAGGTGCCGGAGTCGATGCAGATCAGCGCCCTGCTCAAGCTCATGCAGAAGATGAAGTCCCAGATGGCGCTGCTCATCGACGAATATGGCGGCACTTCAGGGCTCGTCACCTTCGAGGACATTATCGAGGAGATTGTCGGGGAGATTCAGGACGAATTCGACGAAGAGCGCCCCCAGATCGAACGCAGGGACGAAGAGACCCACTCGATCGACGGCCGGCTGCTGATCGAAGAGGTGAATTCCTATTTCGGGCTGAACATCGAGTCCGATAATTTCGATACGATCGGCGGGTGGATCTACTCCCAGGTGGAGATGCCGCCGAAGAAGCACCAGGCCGTGAACTGGAATGACCAAGCGGAGTTTCAAATCGAGGAGATGGACCACCTGCGCATCTCGCGTATTCTGGTGAAGCGCCGCGGAAGGGACCGCAGGGAGCCGCCGCTGTCGGGCAGGGGGTAG
- a CDS encoding alpha-N-arabinofuranosidase: protein MADQKKATMVVDKEFIISEIDKRIYGSFIEHLGRAVYGGIYEQDHATADEQGFRQDVLDLVRELQVPIVRYPGGNFVSGYNWEDGVGPVDQRPRRLDLAWRTVEPNWIGTNEFADWCRKAGTEINMAVNLGTRGPEEARQLLEYCNHPGGSYFSDLRISHGYKTPHNIKTWCLGNEMDGPWQMGSKTAAEYGRIAAETGRMMKMYDSSLELVACGSSNRGMPTFAEWEATVLDLSYEHVDFISLHTYYGNKENDPGNYLARSLDMDAFIESVVAIADYIKAKHRSKKTINLSFDEWNVWYHSHESDKKLEPWTIAPPQLEDHYNFEDALLVGCLLISLLKHADRVKIACLAQLVNVIAPIMTETGGGAWKQTIFYPYMHASVYGRGVSLKPVIRSSKYDSKDFTDVPHLESAVTYNEEEGTLTIFAVNRDLSDALELDCDLRQFEGYGVVEHIVLEHDDLKAANTLQEERVKPHTGGSAKLDGGRLSARLGKASWNVIRLAKQA, encoded by the coding sequence ATGGCCGATCAGAAAAAAGCGACAATGGTAGTGGATAAAGAGTTCATCATCAGCGAAATTGACAAGCGGATCTATGGCTCTTTCATTGAGCACCTGGGCCGTGCCGTATACGGCGGGATTTATGAGCAGGACCATGCGACGGCCGACGAGCAGGGCTTCCGGCAGGACGTCCTCGACCTGGTACGGGAACTGCAGGTTCCGATCGTGCGCTACCCGGGCGGTAACTTTGTATCCGGATACAATTGGGAGGATGGCGTAGGTCCGGTCGACCAGCGTCCGCGCCGTCTGGATCTCGCGTGGAGGACCGTCGAGCCGAACTGGATCGGCACGAACGAGTTCGCAGACTGGTGCCGCAAGGCCGGCACGGAGATCAACATGGCCGTGAACCTCGGTACCCGCGGTCCGGAAGAAGCGCGTCAGCTGCTCGAATACTGCAACCATCCGGGCGGCTCGTACTTCAGTGACCTGCGTATCTCGCACGGCTACAAGACCCCGCACAACATCAAGACCTGGTGTCTCGGCAACGAGATGGACGGCCCTTGGCAGATGGGCAGCAAGACGGCGGCGGAGTACGGCCGTATTGCAGCGGAAACCGGCCGCATGATGAAGATGTACGACTCTTCGCTGGAGCTCGTCGCCTGCGGAAGCTCGAACCGCGGCATGCCGACCTTCGCCGAGTGGGAGGCTACGGTGCTGGACCTGTCCTATGAGCATGTGGACTTCATCTCCCTCCACACCTATTACGGCAACAAGGAGAATGATCCGGGCAACTACCTGGCCCGCTCGCTCGATATGGATGCGTTCATCGAATCCGTTGTGGCGATCGCCGACTACATCAAGGCGAAGCACCGCAGCAAGAAGACGATCAACCTGTCCTTCGACGAATGGAACGTATGGTACCACTCCCACGAGTCCGACAAGAAGCTGGAGCCTTGGACGATCGCGCCTCCGCAGCTCGAGGACCACTACAACTTCGAAGATGCGCTGCTTGTCGGCTGCTTGCTGATCTCCCTGCTCAAGCATGCCGACCGCGTGAAGATCGCGTGCCTGGCGCAGCTCGTGAACGTCATCGCTCCAATCATGACCGAGACGGGCGGCGGCGCCTGGAAGCAGACGATCTTCTACCCGTACATGCACGCTTCCGTCTACGGCCGCGGCGTATCGTTGAAGCCGGTTATCCGTTCGTCGAAGTACGACAGCAAGGACTTCACGGATGTGCCGCACCTCGAGTCCGCCGTCACGTACAACGAAGAAGAAGGTACGCTGACCATCTTCGCCGTCAACCGTGACCTGTCCGACGCGCTGGAGCTCGACTGCGATCTGCGCCAGTTCGAGGGCTACGGCGTAGTGGAGCACATCGTGCTGGAGCATGACGATCTGAAGGCAGCCAATACGCTGCAGGAAGAAAGAGTGAAGCCGCACACCGGCGGCTCCGCGAAGCTCGACGGCGGCCGCTTGTCCGCAAGACTCGGCAAGGCGTCCTGGAACGTAATCCGCCTCGCCAAGCAGGCGTAA